Genomic segment of Candidatus Atribacteria bacterium:
GATATAAATGGGTTCGGTGGGGCAGATAGTTTTATGGCAGCAAACTTAGAGTCTACTACCTACAAAGACAATTATTATGGTATTCCCTGGTTTGCGGAAACAAGATGTCTGTTCTATAATAAGGATATGTTTGAGGAAGCAGGGGCAGTACCACCTACGACTTGGGGTGAATTAGTGCTGGCAGGAGAAAAAATTAATTCTAAATTTGGAACGGGTAGAGCATTTGCAATGGCTGGGACCAACGCTTGGGATCTACTGCATAACTGGGCTATCCTTTTATGGCAATCTGGAGGTGACCTGTTAAGTGCGGATCATAAGAAAGCAACCTTCAATAGTGGTGCAGGTATTACAGCTATGCAATGGTATGTTGATTTAGTAAAGAGGGGATTAGCAGATCAAGCCTGTGCTGAATACAACCAGCCACAAGCTGATTCTGCTTTTATCAATGGAAATGTGGCGATGTGTTATATGGGACCATGGAACATTGCAAATATTGAAAGCGAGAATCCTACCTTGAATTATGGTATTGTCGAACCTCCGAAGGGTCCAGTTGGTAAAGGTTCCTTTTCAGGCGGAAGCAACTTAGTCATTTTTTCCAATAGCAAACACAAAGAAGCGGCAAAAGCCTGGGTGAATTATCTAATAGAGAAGCAGGTACTAGTTGATTATACCAAGAACCTGACTCATATGTTACCCGCAAAGATTGAAGCCTTTGAAGATCCTTATTATAATACCGGGGTTTGGAAAGTATTTAAAGAGACTTTATCTTATGCCACTGCTTATCCTCCATTAGGAGTTTGGGGAGATATTGAAAATGCGGTAGTCGGTGAATTTAAAAATATTTTAAGTACTTACGTTAATGGAAAATATACTGAAGGTACAGCTAAAGAATATTTAGATCTGGCAGCTGCGGCAGTAGATAGAGCCTTAGCTAAAGAAAAATAGAGAGATAGATTCGTTTAAACAAAAGGAGAAAACAGTTGAGTACCAATAAAGGAAAGACTGTTTTCTCTCCTTATAGAACCATGATGTGGACTGGTCGATTAACTATTTAGAAAGAATACTATGAAATAATTTTAAAAAAAATATGCATTTATTTATTCAGAAAATAAAAAAAAATCGAATTGCTTATTATTTAATTATACCTGCTCTTATCTGTATGATTTTAGTTCATATTCTTCCTATGTTATGGGGATTTATAATTAGCTTTAGTGATCTTGATCTATATACCATTAGTGATTGGTCTAAAGCTCCGTTTATTGGGATCGGTAATTATTTAGAGGGCTTGGATATAAATAGTCCAACAGGAGGGCGATTTTTACGTTCTTTATGGAACATAACCTATTACGGAATTGCGGTAATCTCTATCGGTTATTTTATCGGTTTAGGAGTAGCTTTAATTTT
This window contains:
- a CDS encoding extracellular solute-binding protein, with translation MLKKIILLVLVVFFLYAGMAWAQETIVFWAMPNAPDESHLSWIEKAAADFKAKTGITVNYEIVGWGDAWSKISMSLIEPICDVSQVGTTWNPQFAATSGLEQIDINGFGGADSFMAANLESTTYKDNYYGIPWFAETRCLFYNKDMFEEAGAVPPTTWGELVLAGEKINSKFGTGRAFAMAGTNAWDLLHNWAILLWQSGGDLLSADHKKATFNSGAGITAMQWYVDLVKRGLADQACAEYNQPQADSAFINGNVAMCYMGPWNIANIESENPTLNYGIVEPPKGPVGKGSFSGGSNLVIFSNSKHKEAAKAWVNYLIEKQVLVDYTKNLTHMLPAKIEAFEDPYYNTGVWKVFKETLSYATAYPPLGVWGDIENAVVGEFKNILSTYVNGKYTEGTAKEYLDLAAAAVDRALAKEK